A DNA window from Flavisolibacter ginsenosidimutans contains the following coding sequences:
- a CDS encoding LptF/LptG family permease, with amino-acid sequence MNLAFVKITVIKKLDILVIKAFIGPFIATFFITLLVLVMQFFWLYIDDFVGKGLGVGLIFEFIGYQSTSLVPLALPLAVLLSSLMTFGNLGESYELVAVKSAGISLLRFMRPLFIVSFLISCLAFLFTNYIMPIAALKSRTMLTDIVYAKPSFDLKEGVFYDKIPGFSIKIGKKEKNDSVIRDIIIYEQKDMLQDNFIVASDGIMRIADNKKDLEFNLKNGWRYEERGTPNAPTEFIRLGFKEYRKRFDLSTFGLQQRTADSVNKNNARMLSMRQLNVAIDSIKKVNARIGDRVKSEVFVQMPFTANLDSNWKVGSTPLKRKSFDAILPDSTKLSVEQRVNNKIATLQNSNEANLSVFKEESRTLRLYQIEWHKKLTLSLACVVLFMIGAPLGSIIRKGGLGTPMVFAIAFFMLFYFSSTSGEKFAKEGSWGMVPGMWFSFMILIPIGVFLTYKAMHDSQVFNKDFYTRFFKRLNFRKR; translated from the coding sequence TTGAACCTTGCATTTGTAAAGATAACCGTGATAAAAAAATTAGACATACTCGTTATCAAAGCCTTCATCGGACCGTTTATCGCCACATTTTTTATTACGTTGTTGGTGCTGGTGATGCAGTTCTTCTGGCTTTACATTGACGATTTTGTGGGCAAGGGTTTAGGCGTTGGGTTGATCTTCGAATTCATCGGTTACCAAAGCACTTCGCTTGTGCCGCTGGCCTTGCCGTTGGCGGTTTTGCTTTCTTCGCTCATGACCTTTGGCAACCTTGGCGAGAGTTACGAACTGGTGGCGGTAAAATCGGCCGGCATTTCGCTTTTGCGTTTTATGCGGCCCTTATTTATTGTAAGCTTTTTAATTAGCTGCCTTGCTTTTTTATTCACCAATTACATCATGCCCATCGCGGCGCTCAAGAGCCGTACCATGCTCACCGACATCGTGTACGCCAAGCCTTCTTTCGATTTAAAGGAAGGCGTTTTTTACGACAAGATTCCCGGCTTCTCCATCAAAATTGGCAAAAAGGAAAAGAACGACAGCGTAATCAGAGACATTATTATTTACGAACAAAAGGACATGTTGCAGGACAACTTCATCGTTGCTTCCGACGGCATCATGCGCATCGCCGACAACAAAAAAGATTTGGAATTTAATTTAAAGAATGGCTGGCGCTACGAAGAAAGAGGCACTCCCAACGCTCCGACAGAGTTCATCCGGCTTGGCTTTAAAGAATACCGCAAACGTTTTGACCTGAGCACTTTTGGCCTGCAGCAGCGCACGGCAGACAGCGTGAATAAGAACAATGCCCGTATGCTGAGCATGCGCCAATTGAACGTTGCTATTGACTCCATCAAAAAAGTAAACGCAAGGATTGGTGACCGGGTGAAGAGCGAGGTATTTGTGCAAATGCCGTTTACCGCAAACCTTGACAGCAACTGGAAAGTTGGCAGCACGCCGCTGAAGAGAAAATCTTTCGACGCCATATTGCCCGACAGTACGAAACTGTCCGTTGAACAACGCGTAAACAATAAAATTGCTACGCTGCAAAATTCGAACGAGGCCAACCTGTCGGTATTTAAAGAGGAGTCCCGAACCTTGCGGCTTTACCAGATTGAGTGGCACAAAAAACTTACGCTTTCGCTTGCCTGCGTAGTGTTGTTTATGATTGGGGCGCCGCTGGGTTCCATCATTCGAAAAGGCGGTTTGGGTACGCCCATGGTCTTTGCCATTGCTTTTTTTATGTTGTTTTATTTCAGCAGTACATCGGGCGAAAAATTTGCAAAGGAAGGTTCGTGGGGCATGGTGCCGGGCATGTGGTTTTCGTTTATGATCCTTATTCCGATTGGTGTGTTTCTTACTTACAAAGCCATGCACGACTCACAGGTTTTCAACAAGGATTTTTACACGCGGTTCTTTAAGCGGCTGAATTTTCGGAAGCGATAA